AGAAGCACGGTATTTTGTTAACATAAATATCAGAATAGCAAAAACAACAAGGACTATGAACGACATAATTCCGATAGACAACATGATGTCCTTGGCTTGTGTTTCAGCTTGCGGCCCTTTTGGATCCAAGACCATTAACGGTTCGCAACCTGTTAGCACAGTGGCTATAGTAAAAATAAACGTCAATAAAACCCATTTCATTATTTTTTTATTCCCCTTTCTATTATTCTAGAAAACCAATAGCATTTTTAATTAAGCAACCCTGTGATTAAAATCACACCTTTGCTATATCTTAATATCTAATCAGAGGAAAAGACACACATTCGTAGAATATGTCACTGAATGTTCATAATCCCTTTTTCAATAGAGAAATATAGAGCAAATCATTGGCTTTTTGGATGAGGATTTACTATTATATATGGTTTCGGTGTACAGCTACACCTCGAATATGGTTGAAATTAACAATCTATAGAAAAAAATAGGAATATAATTTTATATACATATGGGATCAAAGCTTTAGAATAACGACGAATCAAAGTTTGGATTTTAAGTAATCAAATGAAAATTTTTTTAATATATTAGAATAACAAAAGGTACTTCACATTCTATGGTACCTTTTTGATAGTGTATATAATAATACTTAGAAATCAGGTAAAATGGAGTAGGTGAAATTCTCTAGTTCAGTTAATCTTTTTAAAAGTAAAATGATTAACCCCTGATAGAGTCTATTTGCAGCCAACCTTCAAAAATAATGGTGATATTCTTTTTCGAAAATATTTGTTATAATAAAGTGTCTTTAACATTATTGAGGGGGAACTATATTTCAATGTCAGTCGAAGTAGGCAGTAAAGTACAAGGTAAAGTAACAGGTATCACTAATTTTGGAGCATTCGTAGAATTACCGGATGGCTCAACAGGCCTAGTGCATATTAGTGAGGTTGCAGACAGCTATGTAAAAGATGTGAATGATCATCTCAAAGTAGGAGACCAAGTCGAAGTAAAAGTAATTAGTGAGAAGGACGGAAAAACTGCCTTATCCATCAAAAAAGCGATCGAAAGACCTGAGGGACAAACCTCTTCTTATTCACAACGCCCACCACGTCAAGGAAGGTCAGATAACCGTTCTAAAGACTTTCGTTCAAAGGGTAATTTCAAACCGAAGGAAAGTTTTGAAGATAAAATGAATAAGTTTTTGAAGTCAAGTGAAGAGAATTTATCAAGCCTTAAGCGTAACACCGAGTCAAAACGTGGCGGCCGAGGCGGAAGACGCGGATAACTACTGCGTTTTATAGATCTCAATATAAATTTAGGCAAGCCTATATAAACAGGCTTGCCTTTTACGTTAGGATTAAACGTTTTAAAAAAATTTTACCATGTGAATCAATGCTGTATGGAACTCATTCATCATTATTTTGGCAGACCTCTAAGCGGATAAATCTGATATAGTAGTCTATAAGATTGTATGGAAAGGAATTATCACAAACTATGAAATGCTTATCTATTGATTTAGACGGTACGCTATTAAACTCAGAACATGAAATTTCGGAAGAGAATGTAAAAGCCTTAAACGAACTTCAAGATCAAGGTCATTGCCTAATTTTGAACACTGGTCGTGCTTACGCAGATGTGATTAAATTAAAGGCGATTCAAAATATGGAGGTTCCTATTTTTTGTGTCAATGGTTCTGTCTTATACTCAAAAACTAGAGAGTTGCTGTTTGAAGCGACTTTATCTATTACAACTTATAAGGAAATATTCTCAATTTTAAAGGGATTAGGTGTGGGAATTCTCGTTTATACAAATCATGGCGGCTTTCCTTCGACCTTGCCCCCATTACATGGGAAAACGAATCAAGAACTTGTACGCCTTTTTCAAGAATTCAATTATGATGAAATTCTTGAAAAAGACAATCTAAAAATCTATAAACTTATTGCTTTGGTTCACCCTGATAACCAAGAAAAAATAGCTGAAGTGAAAGCTGTATTAGCTGATAAATTTGCTATTTCAATGGCTTCCTCTTTCCCAAATAATATGGAAATTACTTCAAGCGAAGCCCATAAAGGTAAGGCTTTATTACGTTTTCAGGATATGATGAATCTAACCTTTGATGAAATTATTGCTTTTGGAGACGGTGGCAACGACCTTGCCCAATTTGAAGTAGCGACAACATCAGTAGCGATGGAAAACGCACCGCTCCATGTCAAGCAAAAAGCCGATATCATCACGAAGAGCAATGATGAAGATGGTTTTGCCTATGCTGTTCGTCATCTATTATCATTACTAAAAAATGAAGTGGAAATGCCGGCAAATTAACAAATTAGCCGTTTGCATCAGATACCTGGTATTTGGCAAACTAGATTTACTGAAATGAATAAGTCGATGATGAAAGCTTTCACAATAGTGTGGAGGCTTTTTCTTTTAATATGGTGTCATTTCCTTTCTTTTAATCTTATCTTCTTAACTGTTTAAACTATAAAAAAAAACATCTTCACATTGAATAAAAATTCATATAAAATAATTTTCATGCTACAAAGAGGAGGAATTTTCGTTGGAGTCATCACGAGGTACTTTAAAACGATCGCTTGGTGTAGTCCCCATAGTATTTTTGGGATTGGCCTATATGTCACCATTTGCGGTTTTCGATACATTTGGGGTTGTATCAAATGAAACACATGGGCATGTCCCGGCCTCATACATTTTAATTACAATTGCAATATTATTTACTGCATTGAGCTATGGAAAAATGGTAAAAATTTTTCCTGAAGCAGGATCCGCCTATACATACACAAAGAAAACGATGAATCCGCAACTTGGTTTCTTGGTCGGCTGGTCGGCATTGCTAGATTACTTGTTTTTACCGATGATCAATGCTTTGTTAGCAGGAATCTATTTATCAGCAAGCTTTCCAAGTGTTCCTGCCTGGGTTTGGATCCTTGGGTTAATATTAACTATCACGATCATGAACATTTCCGGAGTCAAAATTGCTGTGAATGCCAATATGCTATTTGTTCTATTTCAATTACTTGTCGCCATATTATTTGTTGTTTTAACCATTCGTACAATCAACGGTGATGTAAATTCAGGATTCACATTAAATCCTTTCTATTCAGAAGATATCAAACTAAGTCTATTATTTTCGGGTGCTTCGATTTTAGCACTTTCCTTTCTTGGCTTTGATGCAGTCACCACTTTAGCTGAGGAGACCATCAGTCCTGAAAAGAATATCCCAAAAGGCATCTTTTTAATTGCCTTGATTGGCGGTATTTTTTTCATCATAGTGACGTATTTCATGCAAAGTCTATATCCAGACGTCTCTGTATTCACTGATATCGAAGGGGCCTCACCTGAAATTGCGAAGCATATAGGAGGCATCCTCTTTCAATCTATTTTTACAAGTGGTGCCCTTGTGTCCGTTCTAGCATCTGGGCTTGCCTCTCAAATGAGTGCATCGAGGTTAATGTATGCGATGGGAAGAGATGGTGTTCTACCAAGAAAATGGTTCGGTTACCTTGATAAAAAAACGCAAACACCAATTTTCAATCTAATCTTTATCGGTCTATTATCACTAAGTGCACTATTTTTGGATTTGGTTGTTGCAACATCGCTAATTAATTTTGGAGCGTTTACCGCTTTTTCATTTGTGAACCTTTCTGTTATTATGTATTATGTTAAAAATAAACAAAGGATGAAACGAACCAGTTTCATTGGATATGTAATTTTTCCTATTATCGGACTTGTCTTCTTGTTTTATCTATGGTTCAGTCTCGATCAATTAGCCATCCTTTTTGGACTATCCTGGTTTACCATTGGGTTTGGCGTGCTTCTTTGGATTACAAAAGGATTTAAGGTTATGCCGCCTGAATATCAATTTGTCGAGAATAATTAAATTTTTTCATAGAAAAACGAGCCCCCAAAATAGGTTAGGCTCGTTTTTTTTATATAAGCATTAGATATGTAATTGGGCACTCAGCTAATACTTTGTTAACAGCTTCATGATTTCTTTTTTTCGATGTTTATCTTTTATTCTCGTTAAATCAAGAGCAACTTCAAACCCTTTATGTTTAGACCTTAAAACTTCTCTAACCGCATTTTTGATACTTGCTTCATCGTCCGTAACGACGATTACACTCCGCAGCATCGCCTTTCTCCCCCTAATTGGTTGGTTAAAATTTAAACAATGAATTTGCTTCCCATTTATCTCGTAACATGCCCTTCTAATAGAATCATAGTATTCTCTATTCTATATATTATTTAGCTTGATTAATTGCTTTGCTTTGAAAATAGGCTTTCACTGAATCGTTGATGAATGCCACACTAATGGCTGTTAATACAAAAAAGAGAATAGGTACCAAAATTATCCATTGGTCTGAAAATAGATAGCTAATGCTGTCACCAATGACCCCAGACCATTCATACGAAATCGACCGTGGCGGATCAATTGCATCGCCATAGGCAATGAATGAACCACCAAAGAAAAGTTTCAAAAAACCAAGATGAGCCAAAAGCTGCAGTGATTGAATAAATTGTTGACCAAAAAGCAAAATCCACTTTTCATAAACATGTGGAACGATATGTTTGAAAAAGATGCTAGTCTTACTTGCCCCAAGTATTTTTGTTGCCTCAATAAATGGTTCTTTTTCTACTTGTCTCATTTCACCTGAAAGCTGAATCGTGAGGTTCGGGATAGCAATGATTACCAAAATAATCGTTTCAAATAATGCCCGTTGCCAAAAAGGATTTGGAAACCCATCAATCGGCATCCACAACACACTATAGAGGATAAAAAACGCAATAATGGTTTGTGGAACGACTGAAAATGGTTCAAAAATGCTTTTCAAAACGGAGTATACTCTTGGTTTTAATGAATAGATAAGGGCGCTCAAAATGATCGATAAAACCATCCTTAGAATGGATACAATGAGGGTAATACCAATGGTGTATTTTGCCCCGGCTATCATCATCTGCCCAAGACTATATCCTAATCTATCAGACCCAAGTAGAAATACCGTAAATGGTGGGTATGGAGGTGCATTC
The DNA window shown above is from Neobacillus sp. WH10 and carries:
- a CDS encoding ABC transporter permease subunit; its protein translation is MAIFLLKRKRFVVSVLFLVTLFTWSIINNGEIEQVMFNTDKSGNLLNAPPYPPFTVFLLGSDRLGYSLGQMMIAGAKYTIGITLIVSILRMVLSIILSALIYSLKPRVYSVLKSIFEPFSVVPQTIIAFFILYSVLWMPIDGFPNPFWQRALFETIILVIIAIPNLTIQLSGEMRQVEKEPFIEATKILGASKTSIFFKHIVPHVYEKWILLFGQQFIQSLQLLAHLGFLKLFFGGSFIAYGDAIDPPRSISYEWSGVIGDSISYLFSDQWIILVPILFFVLTAISVAFINDSVKAYFQSKAINQAK
- a CDS encoding APC family permease, whose amino-acid sequence is MESSRGTLKRSLGVVPIVFLGLAYMSPFAVFDTFGVVSNETHGHVPASYILITIAILFTALSYGKMVKIFPEAGSAYTYTKKTMNPQLGFLVGWSALLDYLFLPMINALLAGIYLSASFPSVPAWVWILGLILTITIMNISGVKIAVNANMLFVLFQLLVAILFVVLTIRTINGDVNSGFTLNPFYSEDIKLSLLFSGASILALSFLGFDAVTTLAEETISPEKNIPKGIFLIALIGGIFFIIVTYFMQSLYPDVSVFTDIEGASPEIAKHIGGILFQSIFTSGALVSVLASGLASQMSASRLMYAMGRDGVLPRKWFGYLDKKTQTPIFNLIFIGLLSLSALFLDLVVATSLINFGAFTAFSFVNLSVIMYYVKNKQRMKRTSFIGYVIFPIIGLVFLFYLWFSLDQLAILFGLSWFTIGFGVLLWITKGFKVMPPEYQFVENN
- a CDS encoding Cof-type HAD-IIB family hydrolase — encoded protein: MKCLSIDLDGTLLNSEHEISEENVKALNELQDQGHCLILNTGRAYADVIKLKAIQNMEVPIFCVNGSVLYSKTRELLFEATLSITTYKEIFSILKGLGVGILVYTNHGGFPSTLPPLHGKTNQELVRLFQEFNYDEILEKDNLKIYKLIALVHPDNQEKIAEVKAVLADKFAISMASSFPNNMEITSSEAHKGKALLRFQDMMNLTFDEIIAFGDGGNDLAQFEVATTSVAMENAPLHVKQKADIITKSNDEDGFAYAVRHLLSLLKNEVEMPAN
- a CDS encoding S1 domain-containing RNA-binding protein, whose translation is MSVEVGSKVQGKVTGITNFGAFVELPDGSTGLVHISEVADSYVKDVNDHLKVGDQVEVKVISEKDGKTALSIKKAIERPEGQTSSYSQRPPRQGRSDNRSKDFRSKGNFKPKESFEDKMNKFLKSSEENLSSLKRNTESKRGGRGGRRG